Proteins from one Candidatus Roseilinea sp. genomic window:
- a CDS encoding threonine ammonia-lyase (possible pseudo, frameshifted), whose protein sequence is MALAARLFGVPATIVMPEHAPLTKVVSTRDLGAEVILHGATFDDAGAFAREQQQARGLTFVHAFEDPLVIAGQGTIGLEILSALPELNTLLVPIGGGGLISGIAIAVKALKPSVRIVGVQSAACAPVRASLAAGQVVTAPSAHTIADGIAVKRPGELTLRYIRELVDDVVEVSDDEIARGIAHCAQYARLVVEGAGAAGVAALLAGKVAVGPGDVVCAVLCGGNIDGNLLARVIEQVMVQQGRIVVLRLTVLDRPGQLAAVINHVAACGANIIDVIHRRAVWLAPLTRTGLELVLEVRDEAHGQAVMQRLADAGYHVERVRLGEWPS, encoded by the coding sequence GTGGCGCTGGCTGCGCGCCTCTTCGGCGTCCCGGCGACGATCGTGATGCCGGAGCATGCCCCGCTGACCAAGGTGGTGAGCACGCGCGACTTGGGCGCGGAGGTGATCTTGCACGGCGCAACCTTTGATGATGCCGGCGCGTTCGCCCGCGAGCAGCAGCAAGCGCGCGGCTTGACGTTCGTGCACGCCTTCGAAGACCCGCTCGTCATCGCCGGACAGGGCACGATTGGGTTGGAAATCCTGTCCGCATTGCCTGAGCTGAACACGCTCCTCGTGCCCATCGGCGGTGGGGGCTTGATCAGCGGCATCGCCATCGCGGTGAAGGCGCTTAAGCCTAGCGTGCGCATCGTCGGCGTGCAATCAGCGGCTTGTGCGCCGGTGCGTGCGTCGTTGGCGGCCGGCCAAGTGGTCACGGCCCCCTCGGCTCACACCATCGCCGATGGCATCGCCGTCAAGCGTCCGGGCGAGCTGACGCTGCGCTACATCCGCGAACTGGTGGATGACGTGGTGGAGGTGAGCGACGACGAGATCGCGCGGGGCATTGCCCACTGCGCCCAGTATGCCCGGCTGGTGGTGGAAGGCGCCGGCGCGGCCGGCGTGGCTGCGCTGCTCGCGGGCAAAGTTGCGGTCGGGCCAGGCGATGTCGTCTGCGCTGTGCTATGCGGCGGCAACATTGATGGCAATCTGCTGGCGCGGGTCATCGAGCAAGTGATGGTGCAGCAGGGGCGCATCGTCGTGTTGCGCCTCACCGTGCTGGACCGCCCCGGCCAGCTTGCGGCGGTGATCAACCACGTGGCGGCATGCGGGGCTAACATCATTGACGTGATCCACCGACGGGCGGTGTGGTTGGCGCCGCTCACGCGCACCGGCCTGGAACTCGTGCTCGAGGTGCGTGACGAGGCGCATGGACAGGCCGTGATGCAGCGGCTGGCCGATGCCGGCTATCACGTCGAGCGCGTGCGTCTGGGCGAATGGCCAAGTTAA
- a CDS encoding hydroxypyruvate reductase, producing the protein MSIELRAALEAIVGAALRAADPAEAIRRHVRRDGESLVMDGVTCDLRAFDDARLIAVGKASAPMAAEVARLLGEHLFRAVIVTKHGHLPPDLRAKLTRRGFTLIEAGHPVPDAHSLRAGRAVRAALRGCTARTLVIVCVSGGASALLVAPHAGISLNAMRAINDALLRSGADIHEMNAVRARLDRLKRGGLVRLAQPATVIGLILSDVIGDPLDVIAGGLTNDPQAHNVLVGNNAQVCQSAAQAAERLGLAARVVTTTLRGEAREAGAQIARALLDADAPPTAHGVCLIYGGETTVTVRGNGKGGRNQELALAAAIELDAQADPRTRPCVGIAALGTDGTDGPTDAAGAMAFADTVRRARERGLEAHDYLERNDSYHFFATLGELIMTGPTGTNVADIIIALRLSDVTAA; encoded by the coding sequence ATGAGCATCGAACTGCGCGCGGCGCTCGAAGCGATCGTCGGCGCGGCCCTGCGCGCGGCTGACCCCGCTGAGGCGATTCGCCGTCACGTCCGTCGCGACGGCGAATCGCTCGTGATGGACGGCGTGACGTGCGACCTGCGCGCCTTCGATGACGCGCGCCTGATCGCGGTTGGCAAAGCGTCGGCGCCGATGGCCGCCGAGGTGGCCCGTTTGCTGGGTGAGCACTTGTTCCGCGCCGTCATCGTCACCAAGCATGGTCATCTGCCTCCTGACTTAAGGGCCAAACTCACCCGGCGAGGCTTTACCCTGATCGAAGCCGGCCATCCGGTGCCGGACGCGCACAGCCTGCGCGCCGGCCGGGCGGTGCGCGCGGCGCTGCGCGGTTGCACGGCGCGGACGCTGGTCATCGTCTGTGTCAGCGGCGGGGCGTCGGCGCTGCTGGTCGCGCCTCACGCCGGCATCTCGCTGAACGCGATGCGCGCCATCAACGATGCGTTGCTGCGCAGCGGGGCCGACATCCACGAGATGAACGCCGTGCGCGCGCGTCTGGATCGCCTGAAGCGCGGCGGGCTGGTGCGACTGGCGCAGCCGGCGACGGTGATCGGCTTGATCCTCAGCGACGTGATCGGTGACCCGCTCGACGTGATCGCGGGCGGGTTGACGAACGACCCACAGGCGCACAACGTGCTGGTGGGCAACAACGCGCAGGTGTGCCAATCCGCAGCGCAAGCGGCGGAGCGGCTCGGCCTTGCGGCGCGCGTGGTCACCACCACGCTGCGCGGCGAGGCGCGCGAGGCCGGCGCGCAAATCGCCCGCGCATTGCTGGATGCCGATGCTCCGCCTACAGCGCATGGCGTGTGCCTGATCTATGGCGGCGAGACCACCGTGACCGTGCGCGGCAATGGCAAAGGTGGGCGCAACCAGGAGTTGGCGCTGGCGGCGGCCATTGAACTGGATGCGCAAGCGGACCCGCGGACGCGCCCCTGCGTCGGCATCGCTGCGCTGGGCACCGATGGCACCGACGGCCCGACCGATGCCGCCGGCGCGATGGCTTTCGCCGACACGGTGCGACGCGCGCGCGAGCGCGGCTTGGAAGCCCATGACTATCTTGAGCGCAATGACAGCTATCATTTCTTCGCGACGCTGGGCGAGCTGATCATGACCGGCCCGACCGGCACCAATGTCGCCGATATCATCATCGCCCTGAGGCTGAGCGATGTAACCGCAGCGTAA
- the pspA gene encoding phage shock protein PspA, with protein MASLLDKVSTLIQANLHALVDNALKSNSMAVIDQYIRDVDNNLDALEDAAATVGGQVKTLERKADEYKKQMDELDRNIDLFLTQGKEELARAAQAKLNSVRSLYETYNSQLERQQREYKALLDARLKLQAKLSTIRQQREEMAALLDLAKAKEITNKTIKSLDDLAGVGDADVARMAEAIRARLDQASARAEMAAQNLDAQMDEVLGRGELDAQLEERKRRLGISQ; from the coding sequence ATGGCTTCTCTTCTCGACAAAGTGAGCACGCTGATTCAGGCCAATCTGCACGCGCTGGTGGACAATGCGCTGAAGTCCAACTCGATGGCCGTGATCGATCAATATATCCGCGACGTGGACAATAACCTCGACGCCCTGGAGGACGCCGCCGCCACCGTAGGCGGCCAGGTTAAGACGCTCGAGCGCAAGGCCGATGAGTACAAAAAGCAGATGGATGAGCTTGACCGGAACATTGACCTATTCCTCACCCAGGGGAAGGAAGAACTGGCGCGCGCCGCGCAGGCCAAGCTGAACTCGGTGCGCAGCCTATACGAGACCTACAACAGCCAGTTGGAACGCCAGCAGCGCGAGTACAAAGCGCTGCTCGACGCGCGCCTGAAGCTGCAAGCGAAGCTCTCGACCATCCGCCAACAACGCGAGGAGATGGCGGCGCTGCTCGACTTGGCCAAAGCCAAAGAGATTACCAACAAGACGATCAAGTCGCTGGACGACCTGGCCGGCGTGGGCGACGCCGATGTCGCCCGCATGGCCGAGGCCATTCGGGCGCGGCTCGACCAGGCCTCAGCCCGCGCCGAGATGGCCGCCCAAAACCTGGATGCGCAGATGGACGAGGTGCTTGGCCGCGGCGAACTGGACGCCCAACTCGAGGAGCGCAAGCGGCGGTTGGGGATTAGCCAGTAG
- a CDS encoding paraslipin — protein sequence MSGLATLIAVSLIVIIALFILGGLLRSFILIAREYERYVIFRLGRSIGAKGPGLVILIPLIDTATKVDLREQFMEVPQQTAITKDNAPISVDFLTYWKVSDPERSVLQVGNFAAASQGIATTTLRAVIGDITLDDVLAQRERINQTLRSKLDEVTERWGVKITAVEIREITPPREVQEAMNRQMSAERTRRALVTEAEGKRQAAITLADGEKTAAILRAEGSKQSAILEAEGQKMAQALRAEGFATALNAIFEAARHVDTNTMLIQYLEALKAIGASPATKYIFPMEFTNLVKPLGEMMAANGKGTRDSIQSSGE from the coding sequence ATGAGCGGTTTAGCCACATTGATCGCGGTCAGCTTGATCGTCATCATCGCGCTGTTCATCCTGGGAGGCCTACTGCGCTCCTTCATCTTGATCGCCAGAGAATACGAACGGTATGTCATCTTCCGCCTGGGCCGCTCCATCGGCGCCAAAGGGCCTGGATTGGTCATCCTGATCCCGTTGATTGACACCGCCACGAAAGTGGATTTGCGCGAGCAGTTCATGGAAGTGCCGCAGCAGACGGCCATCACCAAGGACAACGCGCCGATCTCGGTGGACTTTCTCACCTACTGGAAGGTATCCGATCCAGAGCGCAGCGTGCTGCAGGTGGGCAACTTCGCGGCGGCATCGCAAGGCATCGCTACGACGACGCTGCGCGCCGTCATCGGCGACATCACGCTGGACGATGTGCTGGCCCAGCGCGAACGCATCAACCAGACGCTGCGCAGCAAGCTCGACGAAGTGACCGAACGCTGGGGGGTGAAGATCACCGCAGTCGAGATCCGCGAGATTACGCCGCCGCGCGAGGTGCAGGAGGCGATGAACCGCCAGATGAGCGCCGAGCGCACGCGCCGCGCGCTGGTCACCGAAGCCGAGGGCAAGCGCCAAGCCGCCATCACCCTGGCCGATGGCGAGAAGACCGCGGCCATCCTGCGCGCAGAAGGCTCGAAGCAATCGGCCATCCTCGAGGCCGAGGGCCAGAAGATGGCACAGGCGCTGCGCGCTGAGGGCTTCGCCACAGCGTTGAACGCCATCTTTGAAGCTGCGCGACATGTGGATACCAACACCATGTTGATCCAGTATCTGGAAGCGCTCAAGGCGATCGGCGCCAGCCCGGCGACGAAATACATCTTCCCCATGGAATTCACCAACCTGGTCAAGCCGTTAGGGGAGATGATGGCGGCGAACGGCAAGGGGACGCGCGACAGCATCCAGTCGTCCGGCGAATGA
- the purK gene encoding N5-carboxyaminoimidazole ribonucleotide synthase, with the protein MTTLGILGGGQLARMLAQAAQRIGVNVAILDEDELSPAMQVTAFGVTGSWRDLETLGAFADAVDAITVESEFVPAERIAFIEQRGRRALPSSHTLALVQDKFIQKQTLNAAGLPTAIYAAVGSPDAVRAFGAQHGYPLVLKTRTLGYDGYGNAQIDHEGEIPAAWDKLAATGCALMVESLVRFKRELAIIVARGQDGQIVTYPVAETLRLNHVCHVVRAHRSGFDHPAKEIGRAVVEAVNGVGVFGIELFELPDGQVLVHEVAPRVHDSGHYTIEACLTSQFENHVRAVLGLPLGWPDMVKSAAVMVNCLGVSDQMPKPRDFARALSYRGAHLHWYGKRACRKGRKMGHVTAVHDSLSEAERIARMAAGDLMSASAWFV; encoded by the coding sequence ATGACCACCCTCGGCATCCTCGGCGGCGGGCAACTCGCGCGCATGCTGGCGCAGGCCGCGCAGCGCATTGGGGTGAACGTCGCCATCCTCGACGAAGACGAGTTGAGTCCGGCGATGCAGGTGACCGCCTTCGGCGTGACCGGCTCGTGGCGCGACCTGGAGACGCTCGGTGCGTTCGCCGATGCCGTGGACGCGATCACCGTCGAGAGCGAATTCGTGCCGGCTGAGCGCATCGCGTTCATCGAGCAGCGCGGACGGCGCGCGCTGCCCAGCTCGCACACCTTGGCGTTGGTGCAGGACAAGTTCATTCAGAAGCAAACGCTGAACGCCGCCGGCCTGCCCACCGCGATCTACGCTGCCGTCGGCTCGCCCGACGCGGTCCGGGCCTTCGGCGCTCAACACGGCTATCCGCTCGTGCTCAAGACCCGCACACTCGGCTACGATGGCTACGGCAACGCGCAGATCGACCATGAGGGCGAGATACCGGCCGCCTGGGACAAGCTGGCCGCGACCGGCTGCGCGCTGATGGTCGAGTCATTGGTTCGCTTCAAACGTGAGCTGGCGATCATCGTCGCGCGAGGGCAAGATGGCCAGATCGTCACTTATCCCGTGGCTGAAACGCTGCGGCTCAACCACGTCTGCCACGTCGTGCGTGCGCATCGCAGCGGCTTCGACCACCCGGCCAAGGAGATCGGCCGGGCTGTGGTGGAGGCGGTGAACGGCGTCGGCGTGTTCGGGATCGAACTGTTCGAGTTGCCCGACGGCCAGGTGCTCGTCCATGAGGTTGCGCCGCGGGTGCACGACAGCGGCCATTACACCATCGAAGCCTGCCTGACATCGCAATTCGAGAACCACGTCCGCGCTGTGCTGGGGCTGCCGCTCGGATGGCCGGACATGGTGAAGTCGGCGGCGGTGATGGTGAACTGTCTCGGCGTGAGCGATCAGATGCCCAAGCCGCGCGACTTCGCGCGCGCGTTGTCCTATCGCGGCGCGCACCTGCACTGGTATGGCAAGCGCGCGTGCCGCAAGGGCCGCAAGATGGGTCATGTCACCGCCGTGCACGACTCATTGTCCGAGGCCGAGCGCATCGCGCGCATGGCGGCCGGCGATTTGATGAGCGCGTCGGCTTGGTTTGTGTGA
- a CDS encoding competence damage-inducible protein A, which translates to MFSDLRTVEIFAIGNELLVGQVLDTNTHWLIRMVTGLGARVTRAAMLRDDYDHIGDEIRAALRRGPRLILTTGGLGPTEDDLTLRAIARALNLPMRVHPEALEMVRQRYAYLATLRPNFSAELNDARRKMALFPEGATPILNPEGAAPAMALDTRSEHPDGVTTIVSLPGVPGEMKAIFTTSLQPVLAGTIGAGGYVERTIVLDKGDESRIAALLKDVQDHHPMVYVKSRGQMFEDGLHLTVVLSIGGSNLAAMREEVRRTEEETISGLTHLGYSVVRVLES; encoded by the coding sequence ATGTTCAGCGACCTGCGCACTGTAGAAATCTTCGCCATCGGCAATGAGCTGCTCGTTGGGCAAGTGCTGGACACAAACACGCACTGGCTCATCCGCATGGTCACCGGCCTGGGCGCGCGGGTGACGCGGGCCGCCATGCTCCGCGACGACTACGACCACATCGGCGACGAGATCCGCGCCGCGTTGCGGCGCGGCCCACGGCTGATTCTGACCACCGGCGGCCTCGGCCCAACCGAGGACGACCTGACCCTGCGCGCCATCGCCCGCGCGCTCAACCTGCCGATGCGCGTGCATCCGGAAGCGCTGGAGATGGTGCGTCAACGTTACGCCTATTTGGCTACGCTGCGCCCGAACTTCAGCGCCGAGCTGAACGACGCGCGCCGCAAGATGGCCCTGTTCCCCGAGGGCGCAACGCCGATCCTCAACCCCGAAGGCGCAGCGCCGGCCATGGCGCTCGACACACGTTCGGAGCATCCCGACGGCGTGACGACGATCGTCTCGTTGCCTGGCGTGCCCGGCGAGATGAAGGCGATCTTCACCACCTCGCTGCAGCCGGTGCTGGCGGGCACCATCGGCGCGGGCGGCTACGTCGAGCGCACGATCGTGCTGGATAAGGGCGATGAATCGCGCATCGCCGCGCTACTTAAGGACGTGCAAGACCATCACCCGATGGTGTATGTCAAGTCGCGCGGTCAGATGTTTGAGGATGGCTTGCACCTCACCGTCGTGCTTTCTATCGGCGGCAGCAACCTGGCTGCCATGCGCGAGGAAGTGCGGCGCACGGAGGAAGAAACCATTTCAGGGCTGACGCACCTGGGCTACAGCGTCGTACGCGTGTTGGAGTCATAG
- a CDS encoding hypothetical protein (possible pseudo, frameshifted), which yields MRDPDEESEAERKARNADLSFVSLDGNIGCLVNGAGLAMATLDIIQHFGGKPANFLDVAGGARADKVAAALRIVLSDPKVKVVMFNIFGGITRCDEVARGIVQAMEEVKPKVPMVARITGTNKEEGDRILARANLITATSAAEAAQKAVELASRN from the coding sequence ATGCGCGACCCGGACGAGGAAAGCGAGGCCGAGCGCAAAGCGCGCAACGCCGACCTCAGCTTCGTCTCGCTCGATGGCAACATCGGCTGCCTGGTCAACGGCGCCGGCCTGGCGATGGCCACGCTCGACATCATCCAGCACTTCGGCGGCAAGCCGGCCAACTTCCTGGACGTGGCCGGCGGCGCGCGCGCCGATAAAGTCGCTGCCGCCTTGCGCATCGTGCTCTCCGATCCCAAAGTCAAAGTGGTGATGTTCAACATCTTCGGCGGCATCACGCGCTGCGACGAGGTGGCGCGCGGCATCGTGCAAGCGATGGAAGAAGTGAAGCCCAAAGTGCCGATGGTGGCGCGCATCACCGGCACGAACAAGGAAGAAGGCGACCGCATCCTGGCCCGCGCCAACCTGATCACGGCCACGAGCGCCGCCGAAGCTGCGCAGAAAGCGGTTGAACTCGCCAGCCGGAACTGA
- the hisG gene encoding ATP phosphoribosyltransferase: MRNDIRLALPSKGRLQQPTLDFLARCGFDVKQSATRSYIGYISALPKVTVLFQRPRDIVVSVAGGGVDFGITGYDVIAEANAGEAAHVLHDALGYGKCRVVIAVPESWQDVRTMAELAAKVRAMAQPLRVVTKYPHLTREFLRKHNVAPFTLIDAEGSLEVVPEIGYADIIVDIAETGATLQQNRLRMIEDGVILHTQASLVANGNSLKRPEVMDVAIEMLEYFEAHQRAEGYFMIWANVRGQSLEDVGRTITQRTTLGGLQGPTIAPIYPNPHSAAANPGAHWFAVNLVVGRHELTDAIEQLRAIGGSGVVVTPATYIFEEQPSRVAALRALRQSLR, from the coding sequence ATGCGTAACGACATCCGGCTGGCGCTGCCCTCGAAAGGCCGGCTGCAACAGCCCACTTTGGATTTTCTGGCGCGCTGCGGCTTCGACGTGAAGCAATCGGCGACGCGCAGCTACATCGGCTATATCTCGGCGCTGCCGAAGGTGACCGTGCTCTTCCAGCGCCCGCGCGATATTGTGGTCAGTGTGGCCGGCGGCGGCGTGGACTTCGGCATCACCGGCTACGACGTGATTGCAGAGGCAAACGCCGGTGAGGCCGCGCACGTCCTGCACGATGCGCTCGGCTACGGCAAGTGCCGCGTGGTCATCGCCGTGCCGGAATCCTGGCAGGACGTGCGAACGATGGCCGAGTTGGCCGCCAAGGTTCGCGCGATGGCGCAGCCGTTGCGCGTGGTGACCAAGTATCCTCACCTTACGCGCGAGTTCCTGCGCAAGCACAACGTCGCGCCGTTCACCTTGATTGACGCCGAAGGATCGCTGGAGGTCGTGCCAGAGATCGGCTACGCCGACATCATCGTGGATATCGCCGAGACCGGCGCGACGCTTCAGCAGAATCGGCTGCGCATGATCGAGGATGGCGTCATCCTCCATACGCAGGCCAGCCTGGTCGCCAATGGCAACTCGCTCAAGCGGCCGGAGGTGATGGACGTGGCGATCGAGATGCTGGAGTATTTCGAGGCGCATCAGCGCGCCGAAGGCTACTTCATGATCTGGGCGAATGTGCGCGGGCAGTCGCTCGAGGACGTGGGACGCACCATCACCCAGCGCACGACGCTCGGCGGGTTGCAAGGGCCGACGATCGCGCCGATCTACCCCAATCCGCACAGCGCCGCTGCCAACCCCGGCGCACACTGGTTCGCCGTGAACCTCGTCGTCGGGCGCCACGAGCTGACCGACGCGATCGAACAACTGCGCGCCATCGGCGGCAGCGGCGTCGTCGTCACCCCGGCGACCTACATATTCGAGGAGCAACCCAGCCGCGTAGCAGCGCTGCGCGCCCTTCGCCAGTCGCTGAGGTGA
- the hisC gene encoding histidinol-phosphate aminotransferase, whose amino-acid sequence MDVESLIHPHLRAMQPYTPIVPFEVLSQRLGRRPEEIVKLDANENPYGPSPRALQALARADGLHIYPDPDQTALRKAIADYIGIPPEHILCGAGADEVIDLVARAFVRPGDAVIDLPPTFGMYRWVADVANANYVAAPRRQDFSVDMQAVQTRVAGHMAPSDATSAAPRCKLLFIADPNNPDGSTICDEQLRALLALPVVVVLDEAYVDFSARPSRVSWALAYDNLIVLRTFSKLAGLAGLRVGYGVFPRAIIQHLWKIKQPYTPNVAGTVAAIAALSDREYLRENVRRLVAERQRMSELLGQFDWLHVFPSEANFVLCRVAEDAPVNHGETRQPAARRLKQALEQQGVLVRYFDREGLRDCVRISVGRPDQTDRLIAALKALCA is encoded by the coding sequence ATGGACGTTGAATCGCTGATTCATCCCCACCTGCGGGCGATGCAACCCTATACGCCCATCGTCCCGTTCGAGGTGCTCTCGCAACGTCTAGGCCGACGCCCTGAAGAGATCGTCAAGCTGGACGCCAACGAGAACCCCTACGGCCCATCGCCGCGCGCGCTGCAGGCGCTGGCCCGCGCCGACGGATTACACATCTACCCCGACCCAGACCAGACGGCCCTGCGCAAGGCCATCGCCGACTACATCGGCATCCCGCCCGAGCACATCCTATGCGGCGCCGGCGCAGACGAGGTGATTGACCTGGTCGCCCGCGCCTTCGTCCGGCCAGGCGATGCCGTCATTGACCTGCCCCCCACGTTCGGCATGTACCGCTGGGTCGCCGACGTGGCGAACGCGAACTACGTCGCCGCGCCTCGCCGCCAAGACTTCTCGGTTGACATGCAAGCCGTTCAGACGCGGGTCGCCGGTCACATGGCGCCGAGCGACGCGACATCCGCCGCGCCCCGCTGCAAACTGCTGTTCATCGCCGACCCCAACAACCCCGATGGCTCGACGATCTGCGACGAACAACTGCGCGCGCTTTTGGCGTTGCCGGTCGTGGTGGTGCTGGACGAAGCCTATGTGGATTTCAGCGCGCGCCCCAGTCGGGTGAGCTGGGCGCTGGCATACGACAACCTGATCGTGCTGCGCACGTTCAGCAAGCTGGCCGGCTTGGCCGGCCTGCGGGTCGGCTATGGCGTCTTCCCGCGCGCGATCATCCAGCACCTGTGGAAGATCAAACAACCCTACACGCCCAACGTGGCCGGGACGGTGGCCGCCATCGCCGCGCTGAGCGACCGCGAGTATCTGCGCGAGAACGTGCGGCGGCTGGTGGCCGAGCGTCAGCGCATGAGCGAGCTGCTCGGGCAGTTCGACTGGCTGCATGTCTTCCCCAGCGAGGCCAACTTCGTATTGTGTCGCGTGGCCGAGGACGCGCCGGTGAACCACGGCGAGACCCGCCAGCCGGCCGCGCGCCGCCTGAAGCAGGCTCTGGAACAGCAGGGCGTGCTGGTGCGCTACTTCGACCGCGAGGGCCTGCGCGACTGCGTGCGCATCAGCGTAGGTCGGCCCGACCAGACCGACCGGCTGATCGCCGCGCTCAAAGCACTCTGCGCATAA
- the hisB gene encoding imidazoleglycerol-phosphate dehydratase — protein MARIGRIQRKTNETDVSVYLDLDGAGRAEIQTGIGFYDHMLQHVAHHGLFDLTVRAVGDLQVDEHHTVEDVAIALGQALNEALGDRAGIVRMADAWVTMDEALAHVVVDLSGRPYAIFRGALDGPKIGNLSATLIPHVFESIATHGRLNLHARVLYGRDDHHKAEALFKALGRALDAATRIDPRRSGIPSTKGVL, from the coding sequence ATGGCAAGAATCGGCAGAATTCAACGCAAGACGAACGAGACCGACGTCTCGGTGTATCTGGATTTGGACGGCGCCGGCCGCGCCGAGATTCAGACCGGCATCGGCTTCTATGACCACATGCTGCAGCATGTCGCGCACCACGGCTTATTCGATCTCACCGTGCGCGCCGTCGGCGACCTGCAGGTGGACGAGCATCACACCGTCGAAGATGTGGCCATCGCCCTCGGCCAGGCGCTGAACGAGGCGCTGGGCGACCGCGCCGGCATCGTGCGCATGGCCGACGCCTGGGTGACGATGGACGAAGCGCTGGCGCACGTCGTCGTGGATTTGAGCGGCCGGCCGTATGCCATCTTTCGCGGCGCGCTCGATGGGCCGAAGATCGGCAACCTGAGCGCAACGCTTATCCCGCATGTCTTCGAGTCCATCGCGACCCACGGCCGGCTGAACCTTCACGCGCGCGTGCTCTATGGCCGTGATGACCATCACAAAGCCGAGGCGTTGTTCAAGGCGCTGGGCCGCGCGCTGGACGCTGCCACGCGCATTGACCCGCGCCGAAGCGGCATCCCCTCGACCAAGGGCGTGCTGTAG
- the rsmI gene encoding ribosomal RNA small subunit methyltransferase I, with the protein MLYLVATPIGNLGDISQRALEVLRNADVVASEDTRYTGRLLKHFGISRPQISFHEHNERQATEKIIALLREGRTVALVSDAGTPGISDPGFVLVRRCIEAGLPLTMIPGPAAFVMALVLSGLPTHAFIFRGFPPRKPTMRRRFLAVDAQSPHTLIFYESPHRIAALIADAIAVYGDRRAALANDLTKMFERVDRGRLSALLAQVQGRTPKGEYVLVIEGAARAEGWPVGEEDEASQITRSASATRSDLPNAQRSIL; encoded by the coding sequence ATGCTCTACCTGGTCGCGACGCCCATCGGCAACCTCGGCGACATCAGCCAGCGCGCCTTGGAGGTGTTGCGCAATGCCGATGTGGTGGCCAGCGAGGACACGCGCTACACCGGCCGCCTGCTCAAGCACTTCGGCATCTCCCGCCCGCAGATCTCGTTTCACGAACACAACGAGCGACAGGCCACCGAAAAGATCATCGCGCTGCTTCGGGAGGGGCGCACAGTGGCGCTGGTGAGCGACGCCGGCACGCCGGGCATTAGCGACCCCGGGTTCGTGTTGGTGCGGCGCTGTATCGAAGCGGGACTGCCGCTGACCATGATCCCTGGGCCGGCCGCCTTCGTCATGGCGCTGGTGCTCAGCGGGCTGCCGACACATGCGTTCATCTTCCGTGGCTTCCCGCCGCGCAAACCGACCATGCGCCGGCGCTTCCTCGCGGTGGACGCGCAGTCGCCTCACACGCTGATCTTCTACGAAAGCCCGCACCGCATCGCCGCGCTGATCGCCGATGCAATCGCCGTATACGGCGACCGACGCGCGGCGCTGGCCAACGACCTGACCAAGATGTTCGAGCGCGTGGACCGCGGCCGGCTGTCGGCGTTGCTGGCGCAAGTGCAAGGCCGAACGCCCAAAGGCGAATACGTCCTGGTGATCGAGGGCGCCGCGCGCGCCGAAGGATGGCCGGTTGGGGAAGAAGATGAGGCGTCGCAAATCACCCGCAGCGCTTCGGCCACCAGAAGCGACTTGCCCAACGCCCAACGCTCCATCCTATGA